The Sphingobium aromaticiconvertens genome has a segment encoding these proteins:
- the nirB gene encoding nitrite reductase large subunit NirB gives MEFQTRDDVSTGNEEDLFVPSDDVREHLVVVGNGMAGCRAVEELLARDGARYRVTIFGAEPHVNYNRIMLSPVLAGEKTFEDIIINNQQWYDDNGIELIVADPITAIDRTAKTVRSESGRTVSYDRLLIATGSDPFIIPVPGKDLPGVISFRDMRDVDTMLAAADAGAPDGEQGRAVVIGGGLLGLEAAHGLTLRGMKVTILHIMPTLMERQLDEAAGWLLKTALEDRGQTILTGADTAEIFGQGKVEGVRLKDGTLIPATLVVMAVGIRPSVALAREAGLDIGRGIKVDDHMVTSDPAVLAVGECVEHEGNVYGLVAPLWDMCRSLADGLTDQHSGYKGSVTSTKLKVAGLDVFSAGDFSGGEGCEDIVLRDASRGVYKRVVVKDDRVIGAVLYGDTADGGWYFDLLKRQENVADIRDFLIFGQSFASGGGALDPKAAVAALSDDAEICGCNGVSKGQVVACIEKGACSLDAVRGTCKASASCGSCTGLVETILALTLGEDVQSGPKTMCKCTSFGHDDVRREIVAQGMTSIPEVMQKLHWATPDGCSSCRPALNYYLLCALPGEYVDDQQSRFVNERMHANIQKDGTYSVVPRMWGGLTNPRELRAIADVVEKYDAPMVKVTGGQRLDIFGIKKEDLPAVWADLNAAGMVSGHAYGKSLRTVKTCVGSEWCRFGTQDSTGLGVKTERMTWGSWMPHKFKIAVSGCPRNCAEATIKDFGVVCVDSGYELHVGGNGGIHVRVTDLLCKVATEQEALDYCAAFTQLYREEARYLERTAPWIERVGVDYVKARIVEDDVGREALRARFLYSQSFSQDDPWAERAAGEHAELHQHIAEVRPMETV, from the coding sequence ATGGAATTTCAGACAAGAGACGATGTCTCGACAGGGAATGAAGAGGATCTCTTCGTGCCGTCGGACGATGTGCGGGAACATCTGGTGGTCGTCGGCAACGGCATGGCCGGTTGCCGCGCAGTCGAGGAATTGCTGGCACGGGACGGAGCGCGCTATCGCGTCACCATCTTCGGCGCAGAGCCGCATGTGAACTATAATCGGATCATGCTCTCCCCCGTCCTTGCGGGTGAAAAGACGTTCGAGGACATCATCATCAACAACCAGCAATGGTATGATGATAATGGCATCGAACTGATCGTCGCCGACCCGATAACGGCAATCGACCGGACGGCAAAGACGGTGCGCAGCGAATCAGGCCGCACTGTTTCCTACGACCGGCTGCTGATCGCCACCGGCTCCGACCCGTTCATCATCCCGGTACCGGGCAAGGATCTGCCCGGCGTCATCAGCTTCCGCGACATGAGGGATGTCGACACCATGCTGGCGGCGGCCGACGCGGGCGCCCCGGACGGAGAACAGGGACGGGCCGTGGTGATCGGCGGCGGCCTGCTGGGGCTGGAGGCCGCGCATGGCCTGACCCTGCGCGGCATGAAGGTCACGATCCTGCACATCATGCCGACCCTGATGGAACGGCAACTGGACGAAGCGGCAGGCTGGCTGCTCAAGACCGCGCTGGAAGACCGGGGCCAGACCATATTGACCGGCGCCGACACGGCGGAAATCTTTGGGCAAGGCAAGGTCGAGGGTGTTCGCCTGAAGGATGGGACGCTCATCCCCGCCACTCTGGTCGTGATGGCCGTCGGCATCCGCCCCTCGGTCGCGCTGGCGCGTGAGGCGGGGCTGGACATCGGACGCGGCATCAAGGTCGATGACCATATGGTCACCAGCGACCCGGCGGTGCTGGCGGTCGGCGAATGTGTCGAGCATGAGGGCAATGTCTATGGGCTGGTCGCGCCTTTGTGGGACATGTGTCGCAGCTTGGCCGATGGTCTGACGGATCAGCATAGCGGCTATAAAGGCTCGGTCACGTCGACCAAGCTCAAGGTCGCGGGGCTGGATGTTTTTTCCGCAGGCGACTTTTCGGGCGGCGAAGGCTGCGAGGACATCGTCCTGCGCGACGCTTCGCGCGGCGTATATAAGCGCGTGGTGGTCAAGGACGACCGGGTCATCGGCGCGGTCCTCTATGGCGACACGGCGGACGGGGGCTGGTATTTCGACCTGCTGAAACGGCAGGAAAATGTCGCCGACATTCGCGACTTCCTGATCTTCGGCCAGTCCTTCGCCTCTGGAGGGGGCGCACTGGACCCTAAGGCGGCCGTTGCGGCGCTCTCGGACGATGCCGAGATTTGCGGCTGCAACGGCGTCAGCAAGGGCCAGGTCGTCGCCTGCATCGAAAAGGGTGCATGCAGCCTCGACGCAGTGCGTGGAACCTGCAAGGCATCGGCGAGTTGCGGTTCGTGCACTGGCCTCGTTGAGACGATCCTCGCACTGACGCTGGGCGAGGATGTGCAGTCCGGGCCAAAGACGATGTGCAAATGCACCAGCTTCGGCCATGACGATGTGCGGCGCGAAATCGTCGCGCAGGGCATGACCTCGATTCCCGAAGTCATGCAGAAGCTGCACTGGGCGACGCCCGATGGCTGTTCCTCCTGCCGCCCCGCGCTCAACTATTACCTCCTCTGCGCGCTGCCCGGCGAATATGTCGACGATCAGCAGAGCCGCTTCGTCAATGAACGGATGCACGCCAATATCCAGAAGGACGGCACCTATTCGGTCGTGCCGCGCATGTGGGGGGGTCTCACCAACCCGCGCGAGTTGCGTGCCATCGCCGATGTGGTCGAGAAATATGACGCGCCGATGGTGAAGGTGACGGGTGGCCAGCGGCTCGACATTTTCGGCATCAAGAAGGAAGACCTGCCCGCCGTCTGGGCTGACCTGAACGCTGCGGGCATGGTGTCCGGCCACGCTTATGGCAAGTCGCTGCGCACGGTGAAGACCTGTGTGGGGTCGGAATGGTGCCGCTTTGGCACCCAGGATTCGACTGGCCTTGGCGTCAAGACGGAGCGGATGACCTGGGGGTCGTGGATGCCGCACAAGTTCAAGATCGCGGTGTCGGGCTGCCCACGCAATTGCGCGGAAGCGACGATCAAGGATTTCGGCGTCGTCTGCGTGGACTCCGGCTATGAACTGCATGTCGGCGGCAATGGCGGCATCCATGTCCGCGTCACCGATCTGCTGTGCAAGGTGGCGACCGAGCAGGAAGCGCTCGATTATTGCGCCGCCTTCACCCAGCTTTATCGCGAGGAAGCGCGCTATCTGGAACGCACAGCGCCGTGGATCGAGCGGGTCGGCGTCGACTATGTGAAGGCGCGGATCGTCGAGGACGATGTTGGCCGCGAGGCACTGCGCGCGCGCTTCCTTTATTCGCAGAGCTTCAGCCAGGATGATCCCTGGGCCGAACGCGCCGCCGGCGAACATGCCGAACTGCATCAACATATCGCTGAAGTGCGCCCGATGGAGACCGTATAA
- a CDS encoding alginate export family protein has translation MKYLFASAVALAVAGPACAQNLTLKPVAEGRLRYEHVDQDGLTKEADALTIRARAGVQATSGALSATVVGQGTLAVIDRYYDGLNGTATRPIVADPQNVALYIAQLQYKSKALALTAGRQKIALDDERFIGNVAFRDNAQTFDAVRMELTPAKGLKLDVAYAWEARSIWGIDGTGARQQAVSGNNILANLSYATPIGTLTGFTYLVDQDEAAVQGFRLSSQTYGARLAGSRALSKVAKVSYQLSYARQSDYHANPNDYAAHYWLADATLDVKGWKLNAGYEVLGASNGLPLTSFQTPLGTNFKFQGWADKFLTTPANGVRDLYFGGGYGWKQLGPLSGVALQATWHRFDSDRLDQHYGNEINLLASAKVKKTALSIRYAHYDAKALATDTEKLWLQLDWAY, from the coding sequence ATGAAATATCTTTTTGCATCGGCGGTCGCACTGGCCGTCGCAGGGCCCGCTTGCGCCCAGAACCTGACCCTCAAACCCGTCGCCGAGGGGCGACTACGCTACGAGCATGTCGATCAGGATGGCCTGACGAAAGAGGCGGATGCGCTCACCATCCGCGCCCGCGCCGGGGTTCAGGCGACGAGTGGCGCTTTGAGCGCTACGGTCGTGGGACAGGGCACGCTGGCGGTCATCGATCGCTATTATGACGGCCTGAATGGAACCGCGACCCGACCGATCGTCGCCGATCCGCAAAATGTCGCGCTCTATATCGCGCAGCTTCAATATAAGAGCAAAGCCCTCGCGCTGACCGCCGGGCGGCAGAAGATCGCGCTGGATGACGAGCGGTTCATCGGTAATGTGGCCTTTCGCGACAATGCCCAGACCTTCGACGCGGTGCGGATGGAATTGACCCCGGCCAAGGGGCTGAAGCTGGACGTCGCCTATGCTTGGGAAGCCCGCTCCATCTGGGGCATCGACGGCACGGGTGCGCGGCAGCAGGCGGTGAGTGGCAATAATATCCTTGCCAATCTGTCCTATGCCACGCCGATCGGCACGCTCACCGGCTTTACCTATCTGGTCGATCAGGATGAAGCAGCGGTGCAAGGCTTTCGCCTGTCCAGCCAGACCTATGGCGCCCGACTGGCTGGAAGTCGGGCTTTGTCGAAAGTGGCAAAGGTCAGCTACCAACTCAGCTATGCGCGGCAGTCGGACTATCACGCCAATCCGAACGACTATGCGGCACATTATTGGCTGGCCGACGCGACGCTGGACGTGAAGGGCTGGAAGCTCAATGCGGGTTATGAGGTGCTGGGCGCCAGCAATGGCCTGCCCCTCACCAGCTTCCAGACACCGCTCGGCACCAATTTCAAATTTCAGGGCTGGGCCGACAAGTTTCTGACGACGCCCGCCAACGGCGTGCGCGACCTTTATTTTGGTGGCGGCTATGGCTGGAAACAGCTTGGGCCGCTGTCTGGCGTGGCTCTGCAAGCGACCTGGCACCGGTTCGACAGCGACCGGCTGGACCAGCATTATGGCAATGAGATCAATCTTCTCGCATCCGCGAAGGTGAAGAAGACGGCCCTATCCATCCGCTACGCCCATTATGACGCCAAGGCCCTTGCGACGGATACGGAAAAACTATGGCTTCAACTCGACTGGGCCTATTGA
- a CDS encoding nitrate/nitrite transporter, with protein sequence MATAYWDREGEAAQAAPATSFWKAGHTPTLIAAFLYFDLAFMVWVLLGPLAPSIAVTLALTPAEKGLMVATPTLAGALLRVVNGLLVDRIGPKRSGAISQIIVILGLFTAWLMGVNSFGGTLALGVILGFAGASFAIALPLASRWYPPEHQGKAMGLAGMGNSGTVLASLFAPMLAKAFGWNAVLGLACIPLSIVFVAYMLMAKDAPNAPAPKKLIDYFQPLKQADAWWLMAFYAVTFGGFVGLAASLPIYFTDQFGLTPIIAGYCTAGCVFAGSLVRPMGGALADKIGGIKALMMVYIVAALALAGVAFATTLTGALGLFVLAMLALGTGNGSVFQLVPQRFQAEIGVMTGLVGMAGGIGGFYLASSLGIAKQLTGSFSAGFLIFAGLSVLALLGMVVVKTRWRTTWSTAARI encoded by the coding sequence ATGGCTACTGCATATTGGGATCGTGAAGGAGAGGCCGCACAGGCGGCCCCCGCGACCAGCTTCTGGAAGGCCGGCCACACGCCGACCTTGATCGCCGCTTTCCTCTATTTCGACCTCGCCTTCATGGTGTGGGTGCTGCTCGGGCCGCTGGCGCCGTCCATTGCCGTGACGCTGGCGCTGACGCCCGCCGAAAAGGGACTGATGGTCGCCACGCCGACTTTGGCGGGAGCGCTGCTCCGCGTCGTCAACGGTTTGTTGGTCGATCGCATCGGGCCGAAGCGGTCGGGCGCGATCAGCCAGATCATCGTCATACTGGGGCTGTTCACGGCCTGGCTGATGGGCGTCAACAGCTTTGGCGGTACGCTGGCGCTGGGCGTCATCCTGGGCTTTGCGGGCGCCAGCTTCGCGATCGCGCTGCCGCTCGCCAGCCGCTGGTATCCGCCAGAACATCAGGGCAAGGCGATGGGCCTTGCGGGCATGGGCAATTCGGGCACCGTCCTTGCCTCCCTCTTCGCGCCGATGCTGGCCAAGGCTTTCGGCTGGAACGCGGTGCTGGGTCTTGCCTGCATCCCGCTCTCGATCGTGTTCGTCGCCTATATGCTGATGGCCAAGGACGCGCCCAACGCGCCCGCACCCAAGAAGCTGATCGACTATTTCCAGCCGCTCAAGCAGGCCGATGCATGGTGGCTGATGGCCTTCTATGCGGTCACATTCGGCGGTTTCGTTGGCCTTGCCGCCAGCTTGCCCATCTACTTCACCGACCAGTTCGGACTGACGCCGATCATCGCTGGCTACTGCACCGCGGGTTGCGTTTTTGCCGGATCGCTGGTTCGGCCGATGGGTGGCGCGCTGGCTGACAAGATTGGCGGGATCAAGGCGCTGATGATGGTCTATATCGTGGCGGCGCTGGCGCTGGCGGGGGTTGCCTTTGCAACGACGCTGACCGGTGCGCTGGGTCTCTTCGTCCTCGCCATGCTGGCGCTGGGTACTGGCAACGGGTCGGTGTTCCAGCTCGTGCCGCAGCGGTTTCAGGCGGAAATCGGCGTCATGACCGGCTTGGTCGGGATGGCGGGCGGCATTGGCGGCTTCTATCTCGCCTCGTCGCTGGGCATCGCCAAGCAGTTGACCGGCAGCTTCTCGGCGGGCTTCCTGATCTTCGCGGGCCTCTCGGTACTGGCCCTGCTGGGCATGGTGGTCGTCAAGACGCGGTGGCGCACGACCTGGAGCACGGCTGCTCGCATCTAA
- a CDS encoding CmpA/NrtA family ABC transporter substrate-binding protein: MTTTLRIAFLPLTDAAVLAVARERGFAEEEGLDLDLIRTTSWATLRDRLVYGQVQAAHMLAPLAVAVTLGLSQQPAALAAPYKLNVNGNMLVMATDFAKALEPNVASRLADPLGTAHDFAAAIGLWRRKPMIGVVHRFSSHAIMLRYWLASAGVDPDRDVVLRVVPPSLTVEAMQAGEIDGFIAGEPWGSAAVEAGLAETVAIGERIWRRGVEKVLAFRESWLEENPDSVDRLLRALVRAAAWCDDPAHGQELAHLLSGPLYVDQPADLILRALSGTIVARMGEAPLATPDFMLFAREATPFPWRSQALWIYSQMVRWGMVEHSPEQAAKAAAVFRPDIFRRALADSNVPMPGASMKLEGAVNLPLAVGSRRGELTLGPDRFFDGRIFDPERIEDYLTGFNPPR; encoded by the coding sequence ATGACGACAACTTTACGGATCGCCTTTCTGCCGCTGACCGATGCCGCCGTGCTGGCGGTCGCCCGCGAGCGTGGTTTTGCCGAAGAAGAGGGGCTGGACCTCGACCTCATCCGCACGACGAGCTGGGCAACGCTGCGCGATCGGCTGGTCTATGGGCAGGTGCAGGCCGCGCATATGCTGGCACCGCTGGCGGTTGCGGTAACGCTGGGCCTCAGCCAGCAGCCTGCCGCCCTCGCCGCGCCGTACAAGCTCAATGTGAACGGCAACATGCTGGTCATGGCGACCGACTTCGCCAAGGCGCTGGAACCCAATGTGGCGAGCCGCCTCGCCGATCCACTCGGCACCGCGCATGATTTCGCCGCCGCCATCGGCCTGTGGCGGCGCAAACCCATGATCGGCGTGGTCCATCGCTTTTCCAGCCATGCCATCATGCTACGTTATTGGCTGGCAAGTGCGGGCGTCGACCCGGACCGCGACGTGGTGCTGCGGGTCGTGCCTCCCTCGCTGACGGTCGAGGCGATGCAGGCGGGTGAGATTGACGGGTTTATCGCGGGCGAACCCTGGGGCAGTGCCGCTGTCGAAGCGGGGCTGGCCGAAACGGTGGCGATCGGCGAGCGCATCTGGCGGCGTGGGGTCGAGAAGGTTCTGGCCTTCCGCGAGAGCTGGCTGGAGGAAAATCCCGATAGCGTCGACCGGCTGCTGCGCGCGCTGGTCCGGGCGGCGGCCTGGTGCGACGATCCCGCGCATGGGCAGGAACTCGCCCACCTCCTTTCTGGCCCACTCTATGTCGATCAGCCCGCCGACCTCATATTGCGCGCCTTGTCGGGAACGATCGTCGCGCGCATGGGGGAGGCACCGCTGGCGACGCCCGATTTCATGCTATTCGCGCGGGAGGCAACACCCTTCCCGTGGCGCAGCCAGGCGCTGTGGATCTATTCGCAGATGGTCCGCTGGGGCATGGTCGAGCACAGCCCTGAGCAGGCTGCGAAGGCGGCCGCCGTGTTCCGGCCCGACATCTTCCGTCGCGCGCTGGCCGATAGCAATGTGCCGATGCCGGGCGCCAGCATGAAGCTGGAAGGGGCGGTAAACCTGCCCTTGGCGGTGGGATCGCGACGCGGTGAGCTGACGCTGGGACCGGATCGCTTCTTCGACGGTCGCATATTCGATCCCGAACGAATCGAGGATTATCTGACAGGTTTCAATCCGCCGCGTTGA
- a CDS encoding ANTAR domain-containing response regulator translates to MRIVIIDDSGLRATVLEEGLRDAGYDDIHIVPPRGAFVARLERMAPDVVLMDLGSPSRDTLEEMLTVSRALARPIAMFVDQSDEAMIGAAIDAGVSAYVVDGLRKERVKPVLELAVRRFNAFAKIQMELDEARTALSDRKVIDRAKSILMNQRSLSEQDAYALLRSSAMNQGKKIVEVAQALITASDLLGGGL, encoded by the coding sequence ATGAGAATCGTCATCATAGATGACAGCGGATTGCGGGCGACGGTCCTGGAGGAAGGACTGCGCGATGCAGGCTATGACGATATTCATATCGTTCCCCCGCGTGGCGCGTTCGTGGCGCGGCTGGAGCGCATGGCCCCCGACGTCGTTCTCATGGATCTTGGTAGTCCCAGCCGTGACACGCTGGAGGAAATGCTGACGGTCAGCCGTGCGCTGGCCCGGCCGATCGCGATGTTCGTCGATCAGTCCGATGAGGCGATGATTGGCGCCGCAATCGACGCGGGCGTGTCCGCCTATGTCGTTGATGGACTCCGCAAGGAACGGGTGAAACCCGTGCTGGAACTGGCCGTGCGCCGTTTCAACGCCTTTGCGAAAATCCAGATGGAACTGGACGAAGCGCGGACCGCCCTGTCCGACCGAAAGGTCATCGATCGGGCCAAGTCCATCCTGATGAACCAGCGCAGCCTGTCGGAGCAGGATGCCTATGCCCTGCTGCGGTCCAGCGCGATGAACCAGGGGAAAAAGATCGTGGAGGTCGCGCAAGCGCTGATCACCGCCAGCGACCTGCTCGGAGGGGGGCTATGA